Proteins found in one Massilia sp. H6 genomic segment:
- a CDS encoding response regulator transcription factor, giving the protein MPLSLLLVEDDAVLADGLVRALAAQDMQVELLRDGLVADARLQGGAGPAPAVIVLDIGLPGIDGFDVVRRLRARGSATPVLLLTARDAVEDRVRGLELGADDYLVKPFATAELVARIRALARRNAPLPAQLVLGQLTLDSSSRRARVGERALDLSAREWAVLEYLLLQAGRVVSKQQIIDTIAPWGDDLTLNAVEVYVSRLRLKLDGAGVAIRTIRGFGYLLEAT; this is encoded by the coding sequence ATGCCCCTTTCCTTGTTGCTGGTCGAAGACGATGCCGTACTCGCCGACGGCCTGGTGCGCGCGCTGGCGGCGCAGGACATGCAGGTCGAACTGCTGCGCGATGGCCTGGTGGCCGACGCCCGCCTGCAGGGCGGGGCTGGCCCGGCTCCCGCAGTGATCGTGCTGGATATCGGCTTGCCCGGCATCGATGGCTTCGACGTCGTGCGCCGCCTGCGCGCGCGCGGCAGCGCCACACCGGTGCTGCTGCTGACCGCGCGCGACGCCGTGGAAGACCGGGTACGCGGTCTCGAGCTCGGTGCCGACGACTATCTGGTCAAGCCTTTCGCCACCGCCGAACTGGTCGCGCGCATTCGCGCGCTGGCCCGGCGCAACGCCCCATTGCCCGCTCAACTCGTCCTGGGACAGCTCACACTCGACAGCAGCAGTCGCCGCGCGCGCGTGGGAGAACGCGCCCTCGACTTGTCGGCGCGCGAGTGGGCGGTGCTCGAATATCTGCTGCTGCAGGCGGGAAGGGTAGTCTCGAAGCAGCAGATCATCGACACCATCGCGCCCTGGGGCGACGACCTGACACTCAATGCGGTCGAAGTGTATGTCTCGCGGCTGCGCCTGAAGCTAGACGGCGCGGGCGTGGCGATCCGCACCATCCGCGGTTTCGGCTACCTGCTGGAAGCGACGTGA
- a CDS encoding Crp/Fnr family transcriptional regulator, whose product MNNTQFGGLQKAQNKIAATSEAMKTPSRPVVSYSGTQQNELLGALPRADLESLFEQLELVPLPFGKELFEYGSKLEYVYFPTTAIVSLLYVMEDGATTEIAVVGHEGAVGVSLFMGERATCSAVVQSAGYGYRLKAQFLRDAFNRGGALPQLLMRYTNALFAQMAQNAVGGRHSSIEQKLCRWLLDRLDRSASNELKVTQELISIMLGVRRESITAAAGKLQDEGLIQYRRGNITVLDRAGLEDYAGECYKVAKSEYDRLLMDVAR is encoded by the coding sequence ATGAACAACACTCAATTTGGCGGTTTGCAAAAAGCCCAAAACAAGATTGCAGCCACGAGTGAAGCGATGAAAACACCGTCCCGCCCTGTTGTCAGCTATAGCGGTACCCAGCAGAACGAACTGCTCGGCGCCCTGCCGCGTGCAGACCTGGAAAGCCTGTTCGAACAACTGGAACTGGTTCCACTGCCATTTGGCAAAGAGTTGTTCGAGTATGGCAGCAAACTCGAATACGTGTATTTCCCGACCACCGCAATCGTGTCATTGCTCTACGTGATGGAAGACGGCGCCACTACCGAAATCGCCGTGGTCGGCCACGAGGGCGCAGTAGGCGTGTCGCTGTTCATGGGTGAACGCGCAACCTGCAGCGCAGTGGTCCAGAGCGCGGGCTACGGCTACCGCCTCAAGGCCCAGTTCCTGCGTGATGCCTTCAACCGCGGCGGCGCCCTGCCCCAACTCTTGATGCGCTACACCAACGCCCTGTTTGCCCAGATGGCCCAGAATGCCGTCGGTGGCCGCCACAGCTCGATCGAACAGAAGCTGTGCCGCTGGCTGCTCGATCGCCTCGACCGTTCGGCAAGCAACGAGTTGAAAGTGACCCAGGAACTCATCTCGATCATGCTGGGCGTGCGCCGCGAAAGCATCACGGCGGCAGCTGGCAAGCTGCAGGACGAAGGCCTGATTCAATACCGCCGCGGCAACATTACCGTACTTGACCGTGCTGGCCTCGAAGACTATGCCGGCGAATGCTACAAGGTTGCCAAGTCGGAATACGACCGCCTGCTCATGGATGTGGCACGTTAA
- a CDS encoding CHASE3 domain-containing protein: MYFSTAHDGKPAAGLPLSKTLLCLACVVILVINAIFLVRNLDDLRSANALQAQTARVSDELQDLNLFITDAESGLRGYFLSGAAVNLNALHAAPQQINSQFRALGLLLADNPSQSTNLAQLRALVQRKLALMHQSLQVYREGGLADIVAIFAAADDRGNMDEIRLQIVIMTREQNELFATRSADFYSQSRSTVMLGVGINALAILVILLFHNLVRRSFGLHLSAERALQDTNDTLEHTVAERTAQLSVLSRHLIKVQEEEKSRLARELHDEMGANLTAIGMDLTTVGEQLRHSYPELASKLGRARKTLVDTVQLKRRIIENLRPSLLDNMGLSAALQSYCADYARVTGLDCDALIDAGADVAGPMQSIALFRITQEALNNIAKYAQARSVIVNLTQEPDGWGLEITDDGIGIAADAMAKSKSHGLLGMRERALLLGGSLVVERGVNGIGTCVRAWLPAAAPGAAEGSAEATALQATMVTAMAATHDVALDRAGG; the protein is encoded by the coding sequence ATGTACTTTTCTACCGCCCATGACGGCAAGCCGGCTGCCGGTCTGCCGCTCTCCAAGACCCTGTTGTGCCTGGCTTGCGTGGTCATCCTGGTCATCAACGCGATCTTCCTGGTCCGCAATCTTGACGATCTACGCTCGGCTAACGCCCTGCAGGCGCAGACCGCGCGCGTATCCGATGAGCTGCAAGACCTGAACCTGTTCATTACCGATGCCGAGAGCGGCCTGCGCGGTTATTTCCTGTCCGGTGCGGCAGTCAACTTGAATGCCTTGCACGCTGCGCCGCAGCAAATAAACAGCCAATTTCGCGCCCTCGGGCTTCTGCTGGCAGATAACCCTTCCCAATCTACGAACCTGGCCCAGCTGCGCGCGCTCGTGCAACGCAAGCTCGCCCTCATGCATCAATCGCTCCAGGTCTACCGCGAGGGCGGCCTGGCCGACATCGTTGCCATCTTCGCGGCGGCCGATGACCGTGGAAACATGGACGAGATCCGCCTGCAGATCGTGATCATGACGCGCGAACAGAACGAATTGTTTGCTACCCGCAGCGCTGACTTCTACAGCCAGTCGCGCTCGACGGTCATGCTTGGCGTTGGTATCAATGCGCTGGCGATCCTGGTGATCCTGCTGTTTCACAACCTGGTGCGGCGCAGTTTTGGATTGCATCTGTCGGCGGAACGTGCCTTGCAGGATACCAACGATACTCTCGAACATACCGTTGCCGAGCGCACTGCGCAATTGTCGGTACTGTCACGTCATCTGATCAAGGTGCAGGAAGAAGAAAAGTCGCGCCTGGCAAGAGAGCTGCACGACGAAATGGGGGCAAACCTGACCGCCATCGGCATGGATTTGACTACCGTCGGCGAGCAGTTGCGCCATTCCTACCCCGAACTGGCGTCCAAGCTTGGCCGCGCACGCAAGACACTGGTCGACACCGTCCAGCTCAAGCGCCGCATCATCGAGAATTTGCGGCCTAGCTTGCTCGACAACATGGGATTGTCCGCGGCATTGCAAAGTTATTGTGCCGATTATGCGCGCGTGACAGGACTCGACTGCGACGCCCTGATCGACGCTGGGGCAGATGTGGCCGGTCCGATGCAGTCGATCGCGCTGTTCCGGATCACCCAGGAAGCCCTGAACAACATTGCCAAGTATGCGCAGGCGCGCAGCGTCATCGTCAATCTCACGCAGGAACCCGATGGCTGGGGACTGGAAATTACCGATGACGGCATCGGCATCGCTGCCGACGCGATGGCGAAATCGAAGTCGCACGGCTTGCTGGGTATGCGCGAACGCGCCTTGCTGCTCGGCGGAAGCCTGGTGGTGGAACGCGGAGTCAACGGCATCGGGACCTGCGTGCGCGCCTGGCTGCCCGCTGCCGCACCGGGCGCGGCCGAGGGCTCGGCCGAGGCCACGGCCTTGCAAGCGACGATGGTAACGGCGATGGCGGCAACGCATGACGTGGCATTAGACCGAGCCGGCGGCTAG
- a CDS encoding response regulator transcription factor: protein MIRVAICDDHQIVRAGFKQIFSSSGDFEVVAEGATGREALDIARREICDVLLLDIAMPDQSGIDILRTIRQGQPNLPVLILSGYPAQQYALNLFKMGANGYLNKECEADELKTAVRTVFQGRRYVSSTVGELLAQSFDRDPNTALHTELSDREFQVFLRLAKGATVSDIGNALSLSIKTVSTYRTRIMEKMGLQSNSDLTYYAMKNNLLD, encoded by the coding sequence ATGATACGCGTTGCCATTTGTGACGATCACCAAATAGTTCGAGCAGGTTTCAAACAGATTTTCTCGTCGTCGGGCGACTTTGAAGTCGTGGCCGAAGGCGCTACCGGGCGTGAAGCCCTCGACATCGCTCGCCGCGAGATTTGCGACGTGCTGCTGCTCGACATTGCCATGCCCGATCAAAGCGGCATCGACATCCTGCGCACCATTCGCCAGGGGCAGCCGAATCTTCCGGTGCTGATCCTGTCGGGTTACCCGGCACAGCAGTACGCACTCAATTTGTTCAAGATGGGTGCCAACGGCTACCTGAACAAGGAATGCGAAGCCGACGAGCTCAAGACAGCCGTGCGCACCGTGTTCCAGGGTCGCCGTTACGTCAGCTCGACCGTGGGCGAACTGCTCGCGCAAAGTTTCGACCGCGATCCCAACACCGCGCTGCACACGGAACTGTCCGATCGCGAATTCCAGGTATTCCTGCGCCTTGCCAAGGGCGCGACGGTGTCGGACATCGGCAATGCACTGTCGCTGTCGATCAAGACGGTGTCGACTTACCGTACCCGCATCATGGAAAAAATGGGACTGCAGTCCAACAGCGACCTGACCTATTACGCCATGAAGAACAACCTGCTCGATTGA
- a CDS encoding MerR family transcriptional regulator, protein MTDRPLKSDLAVLPPIPAKRYFTIGEVSELCGVKPHVLRYWEQEFTQLKPVKRRGNRRYYQHHEVLLIRRIRELLYEQGFTISGARNRLDGRGHEGALQPENDAAPSVPAIDVARVRGELLDILAVLRHDSSSA, encoded by the coding sequence ATGACCGACCGACCCCTCAAATCCGACCTGGCCGTGTTGCCGCCGATCCCAGCCAAACGGTATTTCACGATCGGCGAAGTCAGCGAACTGTGTGGTGTCAAACCCCACGTGCTGCGCTACTGGGAGCAGGAATTCACCCAGCTCAAGCCGGTCAAGCGCCGGGGGAATCGCCGTTACTACCAGCATCACGAAGTACTGTTGATCCGGCGTATCCGTGAATTGCTGTACGAGCAGGGGTTTACCATCAGCGGCGCCCGCAACCGCCTTGACGGCCGCGGTCACGAAGGGGCGCTTCAGCCCGAGAACGACGCGGCGCCAAGCGTGCCGGCAATCGATGTCGCTCGGGTGCGCGGTGAGCTGCTGGACATTCTTGCCGTGCTCAGGCACGACAGCAGTAGCGCCTGA